A stretch of Babesia bigemina genome assembly Bbig001, chromosome : III DNA encodes these proteins:
- a CDS encoding biotin-requiring enzyme family protein, putative, with protein sequence MFDRITSRCVTAAVTRTRSTFQGREARRLSISPRERPGCDATRPQNIAIRASNDARSYSTGDERGYLEPRVQHLGTPLNSLDCGTLFIVKVPTIGNGVEHGKIHEWHKRRGDQVDLGELICVIETDQVRVDSMARHRYEGVCEGALTGCRYCGRDGCKVNVGGDLIIIRQDEEADEEASDEPEEE encoded by the exons ATGTTTGATCGAATCACTTCGCGTTGCgtgacggcggcggtcACGAGAACGCGCTCAACCTTCCAGGGGAGAGAGGCGCGCCGACTCTCGATCTCGCCCAGAGAACGGCCGGGGTGTGACGCCACCAGGCCGCAAAACATCGCAATCAGAGCGTCAAACGATGCCCGTTCTTATTCGACGGGCGACGAACGAGGATACCTGGAGCCAAGGGTGCAACATTTGGGCACGCCGCTCAATTCACTCGATTGCGGCACCTTGTTCATCGTCAAGGTGCCAACCATTGGTAACGGCGTGGAGCACGGGAAGATACACGAGTGGCACAAACGCAGGGGCGACCAGGTGGATCTTGGCGAGCTCATTTGCGTCATAGAGACCGACCAGGTAAGAGTAGACAGCATGGCACGACATCGTTACGAAGGTGTTTGTGAGGGTGCactcacaggttgccggtACTGTGGTAGAGACG GGTGCAAGGTCAACGTCGGCGGCGACCTCATTATAATACGTCAGGACGAAGAAGCTGACGAAGAGGCATCGGATGAACCAGAGGAGGAATAA
- a CDS encoding RIBOSOMAL PROTEIN L7/L12, putative yields MEGPGAGCAGPSPQSDADSSAPISQNGYKQRRRWYAYSMSVPSYLFLAVACVLLCSACPLQALRTRCWRRSPHCWTFVGAPHQPMPPWPAGRGPGELRASKVDDILAELKTLTLLETSELVKKIEEAFGVSASMAVSAAPAAAGAPAMATAPEDEEDDEDKPKKTSFEVVLLERPEEQSVRMALFRILRKVLPDQPLTEVKAVIDNAPTTLKVVNKEEDAKEAVKLIEGAGGKAEIR; encoded by the coding sequence ATGGAAGGCCCCGGAGCGGGATGTGCAGGGCCGTCGCCTCAGTCCGACGCGGATTCCTCGGCTCCCATATCGCAAAACGGCTACAAGCAACGGCGTCGCTGGTATGCGTACTCCATGAGCGTGCCTTCCTACCTGTTTCTTGCGGTGGCGTGTGTGTTGCTGTGTTCCGCGTGCCCCTTGCAAGCGCTGCGAACCAGATGCTGGCGCCGCTCGCCGCACTGCTGGACGTTCGTGGGCGCTCCGCATCAGCCGATGCCGCCCTGGCCTGCCGGCCGCGGCCCTGGCGAGTTGCGTGCCTCCAAAGTGGATGACATCCTGGCTGAGCTCAAGACCCTCACCCTGCTCGAGACGTCGGAGCTGGTGAAGAAGATCGAGGAGGCGTTCGGCGTCTCGGCCAGCATGGCTGTCAGCGCGGCTCctgccgcggcaggcgcccCTGCGATGGCCACGGCGCCcgaggacgaggaggacgacgaagacAAGCCGAAGAAGACGTCGTTCGAGGTCGTGCTGCTGGAACGCCCCGAGGAGCAGAGCGTGCGCATGGCGCTGTTCAGGATCCTGCGGAAGGTGCTGCCTGACCAGCCGCTGACGGAGGTGAAGGCCGTCATCGACAACGCGCCGACGACCCTGAAGGTGGTGAACAAGGAGGAGGACGCCAAGGAGGCCGTGAAGCTCATTGAGGGCGCTGGAGGCAAGGCCGAAATCCGATGA
- a CDS encoding U1 zinc finger family protein, putative, giving the protein MPKFYCEYCGIYLTHSSPAGRKQHSLGRKHISMKVDYYQKLVREHFFQPPPYTLAAAPPTGFPPVVPGGVPGGVPAPMPGHIGAPMMPPAGAEIPVRPPQLGFSPDVPPPVGMIPPAPHMPGPMPHPPPPFVPPMGAPMMAPAPPYGMR; this is encoded by the exons ATGCCGAAGTTCTACTGCGAGTACTGCGGCATTTACTTGACGCACAGCTCCCCCGCTGGccgcaagcagcactcactgGGCCGCAAGCACATCAGCATGAAGGTCGACTACTACCAGA AGCTTGTTCGGGAGCACTTCTTCCAGCCGCCTCCGTACACCCTCGCCGCCGCTCCCCCGACCG GCTTTCCACCTGTGGTGCCTGGTGGAGTGCCCGGCGGAGTCCCTGCGCCGATGCCAGGCCACATCGGTGCTCCCATGATGCCTCCAGCAGGCGCTGAAATCCCAGTCAGGCCACCTCAGCTTGGCTTCAGCCCTGATGTGCCGCCCCCGGTTGGCATGAttcccccggcgccgcacATGCCCGGACCCATGCCGCACCCTCCTCCACCGTTCGTGCCGCCAATGGGCGCTCCCATGATGGCCCCGGCGCCTCCTTACGGCATGCGGTGA